One window from the genome of Blastocatellia bacterium encodes:
- a CDS encoding glycosyltransferase family 4 protein, which translates to MQRVLHFAQDSDTSGFFPQLARWHDRRRYRMYFGTLNPMAPWLRDEMESQGVHCFSCDARRRVQYPFALLRLARFLRRERIDILHTHLFEPSVIGLLAGTLAGTNLRIMTRHYSDYHTRINKRWHVRLDQMCTRLSHKVIAVSQHTADHMLAGEQAPPEKLHVVLNGIDFARVRLSDNYDRDRWRQEFVEEGTHLLLIAARLHPEKGYEYLFEAMAKLKHRFNGKIKLLVAGKGALLEHYQRMVCSLQCDDVVTFLGFRKDLPDVMAAVDLFVLPSVAEAFGLVLAEALYLGTPVVATRVGGIPEIVDDGVDGVLVPPADSEALADAIAELLNDPARRRQMAGAGRHKVVSRFQFNQMVRAYEAIYARLITTGRDVELEHVGDHLHG; encoded by the coding sequence ATGCAACGGGTACTCCATTTTGCTCAGGATAGCGACACCAGCGGGTTTTTCCCGCAACTGGCGCGGTGGCATGACCGCCGTCGTTATCGCATGTACTTCGGGACGCTCAACCCGATGGCGCCTTGGTTGCGGGATGAGATGGAGTCGCAAGGCGTTCACTGCTTCAGTTGCGATGCTCGGCGCCGCGTCCAGTATCCGTTCGCTCTGCTGCGGCTGGCGCGGTTCTTGCGTCGCGAGCGGATTGATATTTTGCATACGCATCTGTTTGAGCCGTCGGTGATCGGTTTGCTGGCCGGGACGCTGGCGGGCACGAACTTGCGCATCATGACGCGCCACTACTCGGATTACCACACGCGCATCAATAAGCGATGGCACGTGCGATTGGATCAGATGTGCACGCGGCTGAGCCACAAGGTGATTGCCGTCTCGCAGCACACGGCGGATCACATGCTGGCTGGAGAACAAGCGCCGCCTGAAAAGCTGCATGTCGTTTTGAACGGCATTGACTTCGCTCGCGTCAGGCTTTCGGACAATTATGACCGCGACAGATGGAGGCAGGAGTTTGTCGAGGAAGGAACGCATTTGCTGTTGATCGCCGCGCGGTTGCACCCGGAGAAAGGCTACGAATACCTCTTCGAGGCAATGGCAAAGTTGAAGCATCGCTTCAACGGGAAGATCAAGCTATTGGTGGCCGGCAAAGGCGCGCTGCTGGAGCATTATCAGCGGATGGTTTGTTCGCTTCAGTGCGATGATGTAGTGACTTTTCTTGGTTTCAGAAAAGACCTACCTGATGTGATGGCGGCGGTTGATCTGTTTGTGTTGCCGAGCGTCGCTGAGGCTTTTGGGCTGGTGTTGGCCGAGGCGCTATATCTGGGCACGCCGGTGGTGGCCACGCGCGTTGGCGGCATACCTGAGATTGTGGACGATGGCGTAGATGGTGTGCTCGTGCCGCCGGCGGACAGTGAGGCGCTGGCCGATGCCATCGCGGAGCTGCTCAATGATCCGGCGCGTCGGCGGCAGATGGCCGGCGCTGGCCGTCACAAGGTCGTCAGCCGATTTCAATTCAACCAGATGGTGCGCGCATACGAAGCCATTTACGCACGGCTTATCACGACAGGTCGTGACGTCGAGCTAGAACACGTCGGCGATCATCTTCATGGGTAA
- a CDS encoding NAD-dependent epimerase/dehydratase family protein, giving the protein MSVAIVTGSSGLIGSETVGFLHDQGMTVVGLDNDMRAYFFGPEASTSWNTERLKRLYRRFIHTDLDVRDQDGVFRLFTQYGHDVTLVVHTAAQPSHDWAAREPFTDFTINANGTLNLLEATRRFCPDATFIFTSTNKVYGDTPNRLPLIEHETRWELSPEHPYAEHGIDESMTIDHSMHSLFGASKVAADVLTQEYGRYFGLKTGIFRGGCLTGPLHAGAELHGFLAYLVKCAVTGTPYTIYGYKGKQVRDNIHSFDLVNAFWHFFQHPQEAAVYNIGGSRFSHCSVLEAIELVQQMCGREVHYTLSDQARAGDHIWWISDVRKFQRNYPQWTYQYDLKRILQELIDHVSQRVADGVPL; this is encoded by the coding sequence ATGTCTGTCGCCATCGTCACAGGCTCATCAGGGTTGATCGGCAGCGAGACGGTCGGCTTCTTGCACGACCAGGGAATGACCGTCGTCGGACTGGACAATGACATGCGCGCTTATTTTTTCGGCCCTGAGGCTTCGACCAGTTGGAATACCGAGCGGTTGAAGCGATTGTACCGACGCTTCATCCACACAGACCTGGATGTCCGCGATCAGGACGGCGTCTTCCGTTTGTTCACTCAATATGGTCACGATGTGACGTTGGTCGTCCATACGGCGGCGCAGCCAAGCCACGATTGGGCAGCCCGCGAGCCGTTCACCGACTTCACCATCAACGCCAACGGCACGCTCAACCTGCTGGAGGCTACGCGCCGATTTTGCCCGGACGCCACGTTTATTTTCACTTCGACCAATAAAGTCTATGGCGACACACCGAACCGGCTCCCGTTGATTGAGCACGAGACGCGCTGGGAACTCTCACCTGAGCATCCTTATGCCGAGCACGGCATAGACGAGAGCATGACGATAGATCACTCGATGCACAGCTTGTTTGGCGCCAGCAAAGTCGCTGCTGACGTCTTGACGCAGGAATACGGTCGCTATTTCGGCCTCAAGACAGGCATCTTTCGCGGCGGATGTTTGACCGGACCGCTGCATGCCGGCGCTGAGCTGCATGGTTTTCTGGCCTACCTGGTCAAATGCGCCGTCACCGGCACGCCCTATACGATCTATGGCTACAAGGGCAAGCAGGTGCGCGACAATATCCATTCATTTGATCTGGTCAATGCGTTCTGGCACTTTTTCCAACATCCACAAGAGGCAGCCGTGTATAACATCGGCGGCTCACGCTTCAGCCACTGCTCGGTTTTGGAAGCCATTGAGCTGGTGCAGCAGATGTGCGGACGGGAAGTTCACTACACGCTCTCGGACCAAGCGCGCGCGGGCGATCATATCTGGTGGATCAGCGACGTGCGCAAGTTTCAACGCAATTATCCTCAGTGGACTTATCAGTATGATTTGAAGCGCATCCTGCAGGAGTTGATTGACCATGTGAGCCAGCGAGTCGCCGATGGCGTTCCTTTGTAA
- a CDS encoding FkbM family methyltransferase gives MTASLRLLRLAKPVVERFPRLAAAYRLWRDSRFVPEQARMTPLGFKFSGNPAMEQGLHEPEEVQLVREYLGEADVFVNIGANIGYYCCLALSLGKHTIAFEPIEMNLRYLYANVQANGWEDNIEVFPLALSNKTGLTYCYGGGTGASLIAGWAGTTNRVRRVVPVSTLDCVLGNRLAGQRCFFLVDIEGAEKFMLEGAVNHLRMKPPAIWMVEISINEHQPAGLSINPHLLATFRMFWQNGYKARTATREFVEVREEDIVAIAESGRDSLHTHNFLFLPNR, from the coding sequence ATGACAGCATCTCTGCGTCTGTTGCGGTTGGCCAAACCGGTCGTTGAACGGTTTCCACGTTTGGCTGCCGCGTATCGTTTGTGGCGCGACAGCCGGTTTGTGCCTGAACAGGCGCGGATGACGCCGTTAGGCTTCAAATTTAGCGGCAATCCGGCGATGGAGCAGGGCCTTCACGAGCCTGAAGAAGTGCAACTGGTCAGAGAGTACCTTGGCGAGGCTGATGTGTTTGTGAACATCGGCGCCAATATCGGCTACTACTGCTGCCTGGCTCTGAGTCTGGGCAAGCACACGATTGCGTTCGAGCCGATTGAGATGAATTTGCGGTATCTGTACGCCAACGTTCAGGCGAATGGCTGGGAGGATAATATCGAGGTGTTTCCTCTGGCGCTGAGTAATAAGACAGGCTTGACCTACTGCTATGGGGGTGGCACTGGCGCGTCGCTCATTGCCGGGTGGGCCGGCACAACGAATCGCGTGCGGCGCGTCGTGCCGGTTTCCACGCTCGATTGTGTGTTAGGAAATAGGCTCGCCGGACAGCGATGTTTCTTCCTGGTTGACATCGAAGGCGCAGAGAAATTCATGCTGGAAGGCGCAGTGAATCATCTGCGGATGAAGCCACCGGCAATTTGGATGGTCGAAATCTCGATCAACGAGCATCAACCGGCGGGCTTGAGCATCAATCCGCATCTGCTGGCCACATTCCGGATGTTTTGGCAAAACGGCTACAAGGCTCGAACGGCCACGAGAGAGTTCGTTGAAGTTCGAGAAGAAGATATTGTGGCCATCGCCGAGAGCGGACGTGATAGCTTGCACACGCATAATTTTCTTTTTCTTCCAAACCGCTAG
- a CDS encoding glycosyltransferase: MKSVAAPKVLYIVYWGAAEPLGQSLVLPAVRRLAALGAELTLVTFEKPADAANRDEMTRIRRLLQQSGVRWVPLRYHKRPKWPATAVDVTHGWMRAILERMRNRPEIIHARTFIGGLIGLALAPVIGAKLVYHNEGFYPDEQVDGGVWRANSMPHRLAKFLEQRMYARADGIIAMSRRGKQVIECLPAVARNRTPVIVVPSCVDLERFRWNGSRAVVARDSLRLIYIGSVGARYLLDKIGRFAAVVFRDVLPGHLRILTKADGELVRSMLAAGGLSAEQWSVGSVPHAAMPEQLAGQHAGLFFLAQGLSEHGCSPTKIGEYWAMGLPVITTPNVSDTDQIIAHRRVGVIVHEHTDAAYRRAGHALLSLLNDPELPERCRQAAEAHYALEPACQRQMELYDHLLSRSATSHKREWRIENGGLRIED; this comes from the coding sequence GTGAAGAGTGTGGCTGCACCTAAGGTTCTCTACATTGTCTACTGGGGCGCTGCCGAACCGCTCGGTCAGTCGCTTGTGCTGCCGGCAGTGAGGCGATTGGCAGCGTTGGGCGCAGAGCTGACGCTGGTGACATTCGAGAAACCGGCCGATGCCGCCAATCGTGACGAAATGACCCGCATTCGCCGGCTGCTTCAGCAAAGCGGCGTGCGCTGGGTGCCGCTCCGGTATCATAAGCGTCCGAAGTGGCCGGCCACAGCCGTTGACGTAACTCACGGATGGATGCGCGCCATTCTTGAACGGATGCGCAATCGGCCTGAGATCATTCATGCGCGCACGTTCATTGGCGGGCTGATTGGACTGGCTCTTGCGCCGGTCATCGGCGCCAAACTCGTATATCACAACGAAGGATTTTATCCCGATGAGCAGGTGGACGGCGGCGTGTGGAGAGCTAATTCCATGCCGCACCGTTTGGCAAAATTCTTGGAGCAGCGAATGTATGCCCGCGCCGATGGCATCATCGCTATGTCGCGCCGAGGCAAGCAAGTCATTGAGTGTTTGCCCGCGGTCGCACGCAATCGCACGCCGGTGATCGTCGTGCCCAGTTGCGTAGATTTGGAACGCTTCCGATGGAATGGGTCAAGAGCGGTCGTTGCGCGCGACTCGCTCCGATTGATTTACATCGGCAGCGTTGGCGCACGCTACCTCCTGGACAAAATCGGACGCTTTGCTGCCGTCGTGTTTCGGGATGTGTTGCCGGGGCATTTACGGATTCTGACCAAGGCCGACGGGGAGCTAGTTCGTTCCATGCTTGCAGCCGGTGGTTTATCGGCTGAGCAATGGTCGGTCGGGAGCGTTCCGCATGCGGCGATGCCTGAACAACTGGCCGGGCAGCACGCCGGGCTGTTCTTTCTGGCTCAAGGGCTGAGCGAGCACGGTTGCTCGCCCACCAAGATCGGAGAATACTGGGCAATGGGGTTGCCGGTGATTACCACGCCGAATGTCAGCGACACCGATCAGATCATTGCCCATCGGCGCGTGGGTGTGATTGTGCATGAGCATACGGATGCAGCCTATCGGCGAGCTGGCCACGCGCTTCTCTCATTGTTGAATGATCCTGAGTTGCCCGAGCGTTGCCGTCAAGCGGCTGAAGCGCATTACGCGCTGGAGCCAGCGTGTCAACGCCAGATGGAGCTATATGACCACCTCCTTTCTCGATCCGCTACGAGTCATAAGCGAGAATGGCGGATTGAGAATGGCGGATTGAGGATCGAGGATTGA
- a CDS encoding glycosyltransferase — MPTPEPQVSVVIPTYNCAAYLGEAVESVLAQTYRDFEVVVIDDGSTDETEAMMRRYGPPVRYFRQPNRGVALARNHGIEQSRGRYVAFLDADDTWMPQKLERQLVALAGQPAYRACYSAFVTMTSDRRPLGVRRSQRRGSVWHDLLLYGNLIGTPSTVLCERSLALAAGGFDPLLSLGADWDMWIRLGALTEFLYVDEPLVWYREHGANMSRDAALLERDSLRVLQKGFAMAALPESLRMQRRAAFARNYMVLAGTYFHARRYGDFLRCAARAVALDVKQASYLAAFPLRWLSRRRSHLGSEIG, encoded by the coding sequence ATGCCCACGCCTGAGCCACAGGTTTCGGTTGTTATCCCAACTTATAATTGCGCTGCGTATCTCGGCGAGGCAGTGGAAAGCGTGTTAGCTCAGACCTACCGTGATTTCGAGGTGGTGGTCATTGATGACGGCTCGACCGATGAGACAGAAGCGATGATGCGCCGGTATGGGCCGCCGGTGCGATATTTTCGCCAACCGAATCGGGGCGTCGCCCTGGCGCGCAATCATGGCATTGAGCAGAGTCGTGGCCGTTATGTTGCGTTCCTGGATGCCGACGATACCTGGATGCCACAGAAGCTGGAACGACAATTGGTAGCGCTGGCCGGGCAGCCGGCGTATCGAGCCTGCTATTCAGCATTCGTCACCATGACATCTGACCGGCGCCCGCTCGGCGTCAGGCGCAGTCAGCGGCGCGGTTCAGTGTGGCACGACCTGCTGCTTTACGGAAATCTGATCGGCACGCCCAGCACCGTGCTGTGTGAACGTTCATTGGCGCTGGCCGCAGGGGGCTTCGATCCGTTGCTCAGTTTAGGCGCTGATTGGGATATGTGGATTCGGCTGGGTGCGCTGACAGAGTTTCTCTATGTGGATGAGCCGCTGGTCTGGTATCGGGAGCATGGCGCGAACATGAGTCGAGACGCGGCATTGCTGGAGCGCGATAGTCTGCGTGTGCTCCAGAAGGGATTTGCCATGGCTGCGCTGCCGGAATCACTTCGGATGCAGCGCCGCGCGGCCTTTGCTCGCAATTATATGGTGCTGGCCGGAACGTATTTTCACGCGCGACGCTATGGGGATTTCTTGCGGTGTGCCGCGCGCGCGGTGGCGTTGGATGTGAAACAGGCGAGCTACTTGGCCGCGTTTCCGCTCCGATGGCTGTCTCGCCGGCGAAGTCACCTCGGCAGTGAAATCGGTTAG
- a CDS encoding DegT/DnrJ/EryC1/StrS family aminotransferase: protein MRAQSSSISFFHSHISPRAIELVTEVLHSGWVNEGEMVRRFEASLTDVLGLRHPVTVNSGTSALHLALALSGVRPGDEVILPAQTFVATGLVVLMQGATPVFADIDPLTGVISPESIAEKITPRTRAVIPVHWGGYPCDLDEIHAIAAAHELSVIEDAAHALGATYKGRPIGAISRFTAFSFQAIKHLTTGDGGALCCQNEEDAKAAVARRWFGMDRAARQPSLLGARGIDIKTLGYKYHMNNVAAAIGLGNLEDFPARLARRRQIAAFYRSELEHCAGLQLLQLKPDREHAYWLFTLLVDRREDFVRRLAERGIPTSVVDLRIDQNSVFGGPRALPGQAEFDQRQISIPLHENLSDSQVEWIVEAIKEVAG from the coding sequence ATGAGAGCGCAGTCGTCATCAATCAGTTTTTTTCATAGTCACATTTCGCCTCGCGCGATCGAGTTGGTCACCGAGGTGCTGCATTCCGGTTGGGTCAATGAGGGCGAGATGGTCAGGAGGTTCGAAGCAAGCCTGACCGACGTGCTTGGCCTACGTCATCCGGTGACGGTCAACAGTGGGACCTCCGCCTTACATCTGGCGCTGGCGCTGTCGGGTGTACGTCCGGGCGATGAAGTGATCCTGCCGGCTCAGACGTTCGTGGCCACCGGCCTGGTTGTTCTCATGCAAGGCGCAACGCCGGTTTTTGCTGATATTGATCCGCTGACGGGTGTCATCTCGCCTGAATCCATCGCCGAGAAGATCACGCCGCGTACACGGGCGGTGATACCGGTGCATTGGGGTGGCTACCCCTGTGACCTTGATGAGATTCATGCCATTGCTGCTGCGCACGAGTTGAGCGTCATTGAGGATGCAGCCCACGCGTTGGGCGCGACCTATAAGGGACGCCCAATCGGCGCGATTTCTCGATTCACCGCGTTTTCGTTTCAGGCCATCAAGCATCTGACGACCGGCGATGGAGGGGCGCTCTGTTGTCAGAATGAAGAGGACGCTAAGGCGGCGGTTGCACGACGTTGGTTCGGCATGGACCGAGCCGCGCGTCAACCCAGTTTGCTTGGCGCTCGCGGCATAGACATCAAGACCCTTGGTTACAAGTACCACATGAACAACGTCGCAGCGGCCATCGGACTGGGCAATCTGGAAGACTTTCCGGCCCGATTGGCGCGTCGCCGGCAGATTGCCGCCTTTTATCGCAGCGAACTTGAGCATTGCGCCGGTCTGCAGCTCCTGCAACTGAAACCGGATCGTGAGCATGCCTATTGGTTGTTCACGTTGCTAGTAGACCGACGAGAAGATTTCGTTCGCCGCTTGGCCGAACGGGGCATTCCCACGTCCGTCGTTGACTTGCGCATTGACCAAAACAGTGTTTTTGGCGGGCCACGAGCTTTACCAGGCCAGGCAGAGTTCGATCAACGACAAATCTCTATCCCACTGCATGAGAACTTGAGCGATTCTCAAGTTGAGTGGATTGTCGAAGCGATCAAAGAAGTCGCTGGGTAG
- a CDS encoding DUF2304 domain-containing protein has product MTLHGIVMINLMAAVLVLWVLNLVRRGRLYVGYGVLFIVVSVSTAVIVSVPELLMLVTRLVGAVYPVSALTLLAFGFIAFMFVYILTQLTIVSNRLATVVQELALRQANEQAETVNRSQ; this is encoded by the coding sequence ATGACGCTTCATGGTATTGTGATGATTAACCTGATGGCCGCTGTGCTCGTGCTGTGGGTATTAAACCTGGTGCGACGCGGACGGCTCTATGTTGGTTACGGTGTTCTGTTCATTGTCGTGTCGGTCTCTACAGCCGTAATTGTCTCTGTGCCTGAGCTGCTCATGTTGGTGACGCGGCTGGTCGGCGCCGTCTATCCCGTCTCGGCGTTAACGCTGCTGGCATTTGGCTTCATTGCTTTCATGTTTGTTTACATTTTGACGCAACTGACGATTGTGTCGAATCGGTTGGCGACGGTGGTGCAGGAATTAGCGTTGCGGCAGGCCAACGAGCAAGCCGAGACAGTGAATCGGTCACAATAA
- a CDS encoding GDP-L-fucose synthase, protein MTQSETSLTSSFWHGKRVLVTGASGFVGRNLMPLLEQTGCQIIAPTHQDYDLLEQDQVRRLLADTQPHIVFHLAGLIGGILANKRYPADFFYQNLLMSTMMLHESWKVGVEKFITLIGGCSYPARAPSPIAETELWNGYPQPESAPYSLAKSMSVLQAQAYRQQHGFNAIVLVPGNLYGPHDNFDMESSHVVPGLIRRFYEARRSGQPEVIAWGTGRPVRDFIFVGDACEAIMLAAENYNDGEIINLSSGVPTTIRELVETIAELIGYRGHVRWDSSKPDGQMVKQFDVTRMQEWLGYHCRTPLREGLKKTIDWFEANYATARLKVSVGE, encoded by the coding sequence ATGACGCAGTCCGAGACATCCCTAACAAGTTCTTTTTGGCACGGCAAGCGCGTCCTGGTGACCGGCGCCAGCGGCTTTGTTGGTCGAAACCTCATGCCGTTGCTGGAGCAGACCGGTTGCCAAATCATCGCGCCGACGCATCAAGACTATGACCTGCTGGAGCAGGATCAAGTTCGCCGACTGCTGGCCGATACGCAACCGCACATCGTGTTTCATCTGGCCGGATTGATCGGCGGCATCCTGGCCAACAAGCGATACCCTGCCGACTTCTTTTATCAAAACCTGCTGATGAGCACGATGATGTTACACGAATCATGGAAAGTCGGCGTGGAGAAATTCATCACGTTGATCGGCGGTTGCAGCTATCCGGCGCGCGCGCCCAGCCCGATTGCCGAGACCGAGCTGTGGAACGGCTATCCGCAGCCGGAGAGCGCCCCCTATTCGCTCGCTAAGAGCATGAGCGTCTTGCAGGCTCAAGCCTATCGCCAGCAGCACGGCTTTAACGCCATCGTGCTGGTTCCCGGCAATCTCTATGGACCGCACGACAATTTCGATATGGAAAGTTCTCACGTCGTTCCGGGCTTGATCCGTCGGTTCTACGAAGCCCGCCGAAGCGGTCAGCCGGAAGTGATCGCGTGGGGCACCGGTCGGCCTGTGCGCGATTTCATCTTTGTTGGAGATGCCTGTGAGGCCATCATGCTCGCAGCGGAAAATTACAACGATGGTGAGATCATCAACCTCTCATCCGGCGTGCCGACCACGATCCGCGAGCTGGTAGAAACGATTGCCGAGCTGATTGGCTATCGGGGTCATGTTCGCTGGGATTCGTCCAAGCCGGATGGCCAGATGGTCAAACAGTTCGACGTGACGCGGATGCAGGAGTGGCTTGGCTATCATTGCCGAACGCCGTTGCGCGAAGGATTGAAGAAGACGATTGATTGGTTTGAAGCCAACTACGCTACTGCGCGGTTGAAAGTGAGTGTAGGCGAGTGA
- a CDS encoding glycosyltransferase family 2 protein — MSVIQISVIIPTHNQPAKLQETLAGLRQQTMPPANYEVIVVDDGSAPPVVLPEKLDGLRCVLLRLEGVERSAARNRGAMLAQGELLIFLDDDMRVSSDFLSAHWRAHRQWPEALLVGSVRLPDEALKHPFGRFRQRLERQGAPRQRGLTAQANFCTAANMAISRSRFEALGGFNPALHSSEDQDFALRHTAGGGQIVYVPEADAVHRDDALDIRRYCRRVEWGMQEMLPFCHRYPNWPDNVQRERVNGPVRWGREPVWHSARKLIKAMLSRWPMIEGLFAVTWLLERSRPESHFLDRMYRVLLGVHLFRGYRKGLKRYGVGPAPPPRFAQTVE, encoded by the coding sequence ATGAGTGTGATACAGATCAGTGTGATCATTCCGACGCATAATCAGCCTGCCAAGCTGCAGGAGACGCTGGCCGGCCTCAGGCAACAGACCATGCCGCCCGCGAACTATGAGGTCATTGTTGTTGATGATGGCTCGGCGCCTCCCGTCGTCCTGCCGGAGAAGCTGGATGGTTTGCGTTGTGTCTTGCTCCGTTTGGAAGGGGTTGAGCGCTCAGCAGCGCGCAATCGAGGCGCGATGTTAGCTCAAGGCGAGCTGCTCATTTTTCTTGATGATGATATGCGGGTTTCAAGCGATTTCCTATCGGCGCATTGGCGAGCGCACCGGCAGTGGCCTGAGGCGCTGTTAGTCGGCAGCGTGCGGTTGCCGGATGAAGCCTTGAAGCATCCGTTTGGCCGGTTTCGTCAGCGCCTAGAACGGCAAGGAGCGCCGCGCCAGCGCGGGTTGACGGCCCAGGCCAATTTTTGTACTGCTGCCAATATGGCCATTTCGCGCTCTCGGTTTGAGGCATTGGGCGGATTCAATCCTGCGCTCCACAGTAGCGAAGACCAGGACTTTGCGCTGCGCCATACGGCCGGTGGCGGTCAGATCGTCTATGTCCCCGAAGCCGACGCCGTTCATCGTGACGATGCGCTGGATATTCGCCGCTACTGCCGTCGCGTCGAGTGGGGCATGCAAGAGATGCTGCCCTTTTGCCACCGCTATCCGAACTGGCCGGACAATGTTCAGCGCGAGCGCGTCAATGGTCCGGTGCGCTGGGGACGCGAGCCAGTTTGGCACAGCGCGCGCAAGCTGATCAAAGCCATGCTCTCGCGCTGGCCGATGATCGAAGGTCTCTTCGCCGTGACCTGGCTCCTTGAACGGTCGCGGCCTGAAAGTCATTTTCTGGATAGGATGTACCGCGTGTTGCTTGGCGTTCACCTCTTTCGCGGGTATCGAAAGGGGCTGAAACGGTATGGCGTCGGGCCTGCCCCGCCGCCCCGGTTCGCTCAAACAGTCGAATAG
- a CDS encoding glycosyltransferase family 2 protein, with the protein MTSSVHRVLVAIPAYNEQATIGAVVRRVQEALPEFDLLVVNDGSQDQTEAIVRSLGVDTATHLCNLGYGRAVQTAIKHALRNGYDTLITLDADGQHRPEQIRRMFEAFVNDGWDYLVGSRYVQAHDYRGAPLGRRVGMQLFSWLTKLFVGQRIYDTTSGLKIMRRTVFEPLTEWHFVDFHAEAIVYLWRLGFRIGEYPITVDERQHGQSMYSLVSHVAYPLKTSTMILLGTIQADLTRRKQR; encoded by the coding sequence ATGACCTCATCCGTTCATCGCGTGCTGGTCGCTATTCCGGCGTACAACGAGCAGGCCACGATTGGCGCTGTGGTGCGTCGTGTGCAAGAGGCGTTGCCGGAGTTTGATCTGCTTGTCGTGAATGATGGCTCGCAGGATCAGACTGAGGCGATCGTGCGAAGTCTTGGTGTAGACACGGCGACTCATTTGTGTAATCTCGGTTATGGCCGCGCCGTTCAAACGGCTATCAAGCATGCGCTGCGGAACGGCTATGACACGTTGATCACGCTGGATGCCGACGGGCAGCATCGGCCTGAACAGATTCGCCGCATGTTTGAGGCATTCGTCAATGACGGCTGGGATTATCTGGTCGGCTCGCGGTATGTTCAGGCGCATGATTACCGGGGCGCGCCGCTGGGACGCCGCGTGGGTATGCAGTTGTTTTCGTGGCTCACCAAACTCTTTGTGGGACAGCGCATCTACGATACGACGTCAGGGTTGAAGATCATGCGTCGCACAGTGTTTGAGCCGCTGACTGAGTGGCACTTTGTGGATTTTCATGCCGAAGCCATTGTCTATTTGTGGCGGCTTGGATTTCGTATTGGCGAGTATCCAATCACCGTAGATGAGCGCCAGCACGGTCAATCCATGTATTCACTGGTCAGTCATGTCGCTTATCCGTTGAAAACGTCTACGATGATCTTGTTAGGAACGATTCAAGCTGACCTGACGCGGAGGAAACAACGATGA
- a CDS encoding GNAT family N-acetyltransferase, producing the protein MDNKAQKPRLPVRLRLAQNNADDSRRFCELSNALYVRKVDEAYYRWQFFDTPFPSLLMMAMTEDDQLAGCYAYHLRSLAATGEPLAMALDIMVAPQFQRQGVFRALAHEALSQMQRYNPVAAYVMANERADQAHVHGLGWRRVNRLADWICSTATVADAERHGVSVIPIRMLTPDDEQFINQVEQSRRSKQLFAFSRSAVLLTWRFLRNPRYAYELFRCEHRGHLFGFLVLKTFRDPVSGQGLGDIVDLIWAEDDPDVLSQILKFALNYFHRRRLDRAVAWFQTNTVLDQVGEALGFAPTDRYRNLCCSVLNEDYLALEEASRWFLTPADTDLY; encoded by the coding sequence GTGGACAATAAAGCTCAGAAACCGCGCCTTCCTGTGAGGCTTCGTCTGGCTCAAAACAACGCAGACGATAGCCGGCGATTTTGTGAGCTTTCCAATGCTCTCTATGTGCGGAAAGTTGATGAGGCGTACTACCGCTGGCAATTTTTCGACACGCCGTTTCCCAGTTTATTGATGATGGCCATGACCGAAGATGACCAACTGGCTGGATGTTACGCTTACCATCTCCGCTCACTGGCTGCAACCGGCGAGCCGTTGGCTATGGCATTGGACATCATGGTCGCCCCGCAATTTCAGAGGCAGGGTGTTTTTCGAGCGTTGGCCCATGAAGCCTTAAGCCAGATGCAACGCTACAACCCTGTGGCGGCTTACGTCATGGCCAATGAACGCGCAGATCAAGCACACGTGCATGGATTAGGATGGAGACGGGTTAATCGCTTGGCCGATTGGATATGCTCCACGGCGACTGTTGCCGACGCTGAACGGCACGGCGTCAGTGTAATCCCCATCCGTATGCTGACACCGGACGACGAGCAATTCATCAACCAGGTTGAGCAATCTCGCCGCAGCAAACAGCTCTTTGCTTTTTCGCGCAGCGCCGTATTGTTGACATGGCGTTTCCTACGGAATCCCCGATATGCTTATGAGCTGTTTCGCTGTGAGCATCGTGGCCATCTGTTTGGATTCCTCGTGCTCAAGACGTTCCGTGATCCTGTGAGTGGACAAGGCCTGGGCGATATAGTGGACCTGATATGGGCTGAGGATGATCCCGACGTCTTGTCGCAAATCCTTAAATTTGCTTTGAACTATTTCCATCGTCGCCGGCTCGATAGAGCGGTAGCGTGGTTTCAGACCAACACCGTTCTTGATCAGGTTGGGGAAGCACTCGGATTTGCGCCGACCGATCGTTATCGCAACCTGTGTTGTTCAGTCTTGAATGAAGATTATCTTGCGTTGGAAGAAGCCAGCCGCTGGTTTCTCACGCCGGCAGATACGGACCTCTACTAG